From uncultured Desulfobacter sp.:
TCAACGCCCCATGGTAGAGCTTTTAGATGCCCTTGGCCGTATCCGGATCAGTGCCGACTCCCAAAATAATGAAGGTACGCCTCCGGTGGTGATTCAGGGTGGTGACAGGACAGGGGGGCGAACGCTTCTTGATTGCTCCCGGTCAAGCCAGTACCTGTCTGCCCTACTCATGGCCGGGGCTTTTTTTGAACAGGGGCTTGTGATTGATCTGACAGGGCCTGCCGTGTCCCAACCTTATATTGATTTAACTTTGGATGTGATGAAACAGTTCGGGGTCAATGCCTTCCAGATATCCGACACCTGTTATGAGGTCCCGGGTGGCCAGACTTACTCCGCCGGAACCAGATCCGTGGAGCCCGATCTTTCCAATGCCGGCTATTTTTGGGCAGCAGGTGCTGTAACAGGTGCGGATATCGGCGTGGATAATATCGGCACAGCCTCCTTGCAGGGAGATTTGAAACAGGCGTACATCTTTGAGAAGATGGGCTGTTTGGTAAATCATGACGGCAGGGTGCTGCGGGTAAAAGGTCAGCCCTTGCACGGCGTAGATGTGGATATGTCCGATACACCGGATGCCGTGCCTGCTGTGGCTGTAACGGCTGCGTTTGCGAAAGGCACCACCCGGATTACCAATATCGGTCATCTTCGGGTCAAGGAGTGCGACCGTATTGATGTGGTTTGTTCCCAGC
This genomic window contains:
- the aroA gene encoding 3-phosphoshikimate 1-carboxyvinyltransferase is translated as MKQVISRNIQDQVVKIPGSKSISHRMLICAALADGISEIYNVLDSQDISLTRKTLECMGAQIENRQDGGLSVTGFGGRPKPWPDPIHLGNSGTSMRLLAGIAALGSTPYILTGDERMRQRPMVELLDALGRIRISADSQNNEGTPPVVIQGGDRTGGRTLLDCSRSSQYLSALLMAGAFFEQGLVIDLTGPAVSQPYIDLTLDVMKQFGVNAFQISDTCYEVPGGQTYSAGTRSVEPDLSNAGYFWAAGAVTGADIGVDNIGTASLQGDLKQAYIFEKMGCLVNHDGRVLRVKGQPLHGVDVDMSDTPDAVPAVAVTAAFAKGTTRITNIGHLRVKECDRIDVVCSQLTKMGIQAVQGPDFMEITGGTPHGAVIETFNDHRIAMAFAVAGLRVEGIQVENPVCVEKSFPTFWQLFDAL